The following proteins are encoded in a genomic region of Aliiroseovarius sp. F47248L:
- a CDS encoding ABC transporter substrate-binding protein: MKRTAFAAVSAFAVMASTAAQAEPQAEVLHWWTSGGEAKSVAVLQEEFAAKGGTWTDMPVAGGGGDAAMTALRARVLSGNAPTAVQLKGPAIQEWYEEGVLADISAVADANGWAEVLPESIANHMKCEGTWCAAPVNVHRIDWIWANADVLEANGIEMPTTWDEFNVAADKLLAAGVIPLAHGGQAWQDATVFEAVALGILGPDGFKKAFVDLDKDTLTSDGMLAVFDQMRKMRGYVDDNFSGRDWNLATAMVMNGEAAFQIMGDWAKGEFLAAGKVPGEDFLCQSTPGEGFLYNVDSFAMFNVDGDDKKAGQDLLAELIVGKNFQKVFNLNKGSIPARVDVALDEFDSCALTSSADMTASSKSGSLLPSYAHGMALRGAQAGAITDVVTAHFNSDMSSADAVQMLADAVANSM, from the coding sequence ATGAAAAGAACCGCTTTTGCGGCCGTTTCCGCTTTTGCCGTCATGGCCAGCACCGCGGCACAGGCCGAACCGCAAGCCGAAGTATTGCACTGGTGGACGTCGGGTGGCGAGGCTAAGTCCGTCGCCGTCCTGCAGGAAGAGTTCGCTGCCAAGGGCGGCACCTGGACTGACATGCCAGTTGCTGGTGGTGGTGGCGACGCTGCTATGACGGCCCTGCGCGCACGTGTTCTGTCAGGCAACGCACCCACCGCTGTTCAACTGAAAGGCCCTGCCATTCAGGAATGGTATGAAGAGGGGGTGCTGGCTGACATTTCGGCGGTGGCTGATGCAAACGGCTGGGCCGAGGTGCTGCCGGAATCCATCGCGAACCATATGAAATGCGAAGGCACTTGGTGTGCAGCCCCGGTCAATGTGCACCGGATCGACTGGATCTGGGCAAATGCGGATGTGCTGGAAGCCAATGGCATCGAGATGCCCACCACATGGGACGAGTTCAACGTAGCCGCTGACAAGCTGCTGGCCGCTGGCGTCATTCCGCTGGCCCATGGTGGGCAGGCGTGGCAGGACGCAACCGTTTTTGAAGCCGTCGCGCTGGGCATTCTTGGCCCGGATGGGTTCAAGAAAGCGTTCGTGGATCTGGACAAGGACACTCTGACGTCAGACGGCATGCTCGCTGTGTTCGATCAGATGCGTAAAATGCGCGGCTATGTAGACGACAATTTCTCGGGTCGCGACTGGAACCTGGCGACTGCCATGGTCATGAATGGCGAGGCTGCGTTTCAGATCATGGGTGACTGGGCTAAGGGCGAATTCCTTGCCGCAGGCAAAGTGCCAGGCGAAGATTTCCTGTGCCAATCCACGCCGGGTGAAGGCTTCCTGTACAATGTTGACAGCTTTGCCATGTTCAACGTGGACGGGGACGACAAGAAAGCTGGTCAGGATCTTCTGGCAGAGCTGATCGTCGGCAAGAACTTCCAGAAAGTTTTCAACCTAAATAAGGGGTCGATCCCGGCACGTGTCGACGTCGCTCTGGATGAGTTCGACAGCTGCGCGCTTACGTCGTCGGCTGACATGACCGCAAGCTCGAAATCTGGTTCGCTGCTGCCATCCTATGCGCATGGTATGGCGCTGCGCGGAGCGCAGGCGGGTGCGATCACTGATGTTGTGACCGCGCATTTCAACTCGGACATGTCGTCGGCTGACGCTGTTCAGATGCTGGCCGACGCCGTCGCCAACAGCATGTAA
- a CDS encoding response regulator transcription factor, whose protein sequence is MTIPRLLVVDDDAEMRSMMTQFLQQQGFIALPAASESDIRGHLKAGRIDLILLDVMLGDENGVEICGRLRSEQDVPIILVSALSADHQRMAGYEVGADDYIAKPFNPQLLLARVRAVLLRAQRTPSLAYRRRVSVFHFGGWVFDGKRDEVVSPEGFQVALSQRETALLKVLLANPHIPLTREEIAAALDVTGDGNQPEASGRAIDVLVGRLRSKIEKHLKDPQMLRTERGTGYVFAVDVAVKDD, encoded by the coding sequence GTGACGATTCCACGCCTTCTTGTTGTTGACGATGACGCAGAGATGCGATCAATGATGACTCAATTCCTGCAACAACAAGGTTTCATTGCCCTACCTGCCGCATCCGAAAGCGATATCCGCGGTCATCTGAAAGCCGGACGCATTGATCTGATCCTTCTGGATGTGATGTTGGGTGATGAAAACGGGGTCGAGATTTGTGGCCGCCTGCGCAGCGAACAGGACGTGCCGATCATCCTTGTCTCAGCATTGTCCGCAGACCATCAACGCATGGCTGGATACGAGGTCGGAGCAGACGACTATATCGCCAAGCCATTCAATCCGCAGCTTTTGCTGGCGCGGGTGCGGGCCGTTCTGCTTCGCGCTCAACGCACGCCCTCTCTGGCCTATCGCCGCCGCGTGTCCGTCTTTCATTTCGGGGGTTGGGTGTTTGACGGGAAACGCGACGAAGTCGTATCGCCCGAAGGGTTTCAGGTAGCTCTGTCCCAGCGCGAAACCGCGCTGTTGAAGGTGTTGCTCGCAAATCCACACATCCCACTTACACGCGAGGAAATCGCGGCAGCGCTGGATGTGACCGGAGATGGAAACCAACCCGAGGCCTCGGGTCGCGCCATCGACGTGCTGGTCGGCCGACTTAGATCGAAGATTGAGAAACACCTGAAAGATCCGCAGATGTTGCGCACCGAGCGGGGCACAGGCTATGTGTTTGCGGTCGATGTGGCCGTGAAGGATGATTGA
- the ugpC gene encoding sn-glycerol-3-phosphate ABC transporter ATP-binding protein UgpC, with the protein MAPILEIQNLYKNYGPVEILKDINIAIEPGDFLVLVGPSGCGKSTLLNCIAGLEPITGGELLIGGKNMTDVSPKDRDIAMVFQSYALYPTMSVAKNITFGMKVRGVDQATQTRKLNEVASQLQIEQLLNRRPGQLSGGQRQRVAMGRALVRDPKLFLFDEPLSNLDAKLRVEMRSEIKKLHQTLGATMVYVTHDQIEAMTLATKIVVLKGGVIQQIGSPAEIYNKPANLFVADFMGSPAMNLIPAKARTGDKGAQIEIARGSGAPLVLVDEHAPALPEDVILGLRPEDIAEAGFRAGADVQDASCLVDMVEPAGADTYVVSELGGKMVTARLHAETIATPGEMLGLSIDMSKVSYFAPDSGQRLN; encoded by the coding sequence ATGGCCCCCATTCTTGAAATCCAGAACCTCTATAAGAACTATGGTCCGGTTGAGATCTTGAAGGATATCAATATCGCGATCGAGCCGGGTGATTTCCTTGTGCTGGTCGGCCCGTCGGGCTGTGGAAAATCCACGCTTCTGAACTGCATCGCAGGGCTTGAGCCAATCACCGGTGGAGAGCTGTTGATCGGCGGCAAGAACATGACTGATGTTAGCCCCAAAGATCGGGACATCGCGATGGTGTTCCAATCATATGCGCTTTACCCGACCATGAGCGTCGCCAAGAACATAACCTTCGGGATGAAAGTGCGCGGGGTTGATCAGGCAACCCAAACGCGCAAGCTGAACGAAGTGGCCAGTCAGTTGCAAATCGAACAACTTCTGAACCGTCGTCCGGGGCAGTTGTCTGGCGGACAACGCCAGCGGGTGGCGATGGGACGTGCCTTGGTGCGTGACCCCAAGCTTTTTCTGTTTGATGAACCCCTGTCTAACCTCGACGCGAAACTGCGTGTAGAAATGCGGTCCGAGATCAAGAAGCTGCACCAGACCCTAGGCGCAACGATGGTTTATGTGACCCATGACCAGATCGAGGCGATGACGCTCGCCACCAAGATCGTGGTTTTGAAGGGCGGTGTGATCCAGCAGATCGGGTCGCCTGCTGAGATCTACAACAAGCCCGCCAACCTGTTTGTCGCTGACTTTATGGGCTCGCCCGCGATGAACCTGATCCCAGCGAAGGCGCGGACAGGTGACAAAGGTGCGCAGATCGAGATTGCACGCGGCAGCGGTGCGCCGCTTGTATTGGTCGATGAACATGCACCCGCCTTGCCCGAGGACGTGATCCTTGGCCTGCGCCCCGAAGATATTGCCGAGGCAGGGTTTCGGGCCGGGGCGGATGTGCAGGACGCCAGTTGTCTGGTCGACATGGTCGAGCCCGCCGGGGCTGACACGTATGTGGTGTCAGAACTTGGCGGTAAGATGGTTACGGCGCGGTTGCATGCGGAAACCATTGCCACACCCGGCGAGATGCTGGGTCTGTCCATCGATATGAGCAAAGTGTCCTATTTCGCCCCGGACAGTGGACAGCGTCTGAACTGA
- a CDS encoding universal stress protein has product MIKTILCAVDINRPDEEKEVLITASKLAEVEGAQLDVITVVPDYGMSVVGAYFQDHQIEPVKERAIELLKNMTRTTLGEKQDAALRHVVAVGSVYEEVLRAAKLSESDLIVIGAHRPDLKDYLLGPNAARVVRHSDCSVYVVRQ; this is encoded by the coding sequence ATGATCAAGACAATTCTTTGTGCCGTGGACATCAATCGTCCTGACGAGGAAAAGGAGGTTCTGATCACAGCGTCCAAATTGGCCGAAGTCGAGGGCGCACAGTTGGACGTGATCACCGTGGTGCCCGATTACGGCATGTCTGTGGTTGGGGCCTACTTTCAGGACCATCAGATCGAACCTGTTAAGGAACGGGCGATTGAACTTCTTAAAAACATGACCAGAACAACATTGGGCGAAAAGCAGGACGCAGCCTTGCGTCATGTCGTGGCCGTTGGATCGGTGTATGAAGAAGTATTGCGCGCCGCCAAACTGAGTGAATCCGACCTGATCGTCATCGGAGCACATCGCCCCGATCTGAAGGATTATCTTCTTGGCCCGAACGCAGCCCGCGTTGTGCGCCATTCGGACTGCTCGGTCTATGTCGTGCGCCAATAA
- a CDS encoding carbohydrate ABC transporter permease: protein MTDVARPPAQRSGAFGKIALRWVLYILLGLFALYYLMPLFVMVTTSLKSLEEIRTGSLVALPREVTFDAWKTAWSGACTGIQCEGLRPYFWNSVMLAVPAVAISTFIGALNGYVVAQWRFPGANIIFSLMLFGCFIPFQVVLLPMARLLGMMGIAGTIPGLIFVHVIYGIGFTTLFFRNYYVSIPSELTKAAKVDGAGFFRIFWSIFLPLSLPIIVVTVIWQFTQIWNDFLFGVSFSQAGTQPVTVALNNIVNSTTGVKEYNVDMAAAIIAAAPTLLVYIVAGKYFIRGLTAGSVKG, encoded by the coding sequence ATGACTGATGTTGCACGTCCCCCCGCACAAAGAAGTGGCGCGTTCGGAAAAATCGCGCTGCGCTGGGTGCTCTACATTCTGCTTGGCCTGTTCGCACTTTACTATCTGATGCCACTTTTCGTGATGGTCACGACCTCGCTGAAAAGCCTTGAGGAGATCCGCACCGGCAGCCTTGTTGCGCTTCCCCGCGAGGTCACGTTCGACGCGTGGAAAACCGCATGGTCCGGCGCTTGTACGGGTATCCAGTGCGAAGGATTGCGGCCCTATTTCTGGAACTCGGTCATGCTGGCCGTGCCAGCGGTCGCGATTTCGACTTTTATTGGCGCGCTAAACGGTTATGTGGTGGCGCAATGGCGGTTTCCGGGCGCGAACATCATCTTCTCGCTGATGCTGTTTGGCTGCTTCATCCCGTTTCAGGTGGTGCTGCTTCCCATGGCCCGCCTGCTTGGCATGATGGGCATTGCGGGAACCATTCCGGGGCTGATCTTCGTTCACGTGATCTATGGGATCGGGTTCACCACGCTGTTCTTCCGCAACTACTATGTCTCAATCCCGTCCGAGCTGACCAAAGCGGCTAAGGTGGACGGGGCAGGGTTCTTCCGTATCTTCTGGTCAATCTTCCTGCCGCTCAGCTTGCCGATCATCGTCGTGACCGTCATCTGGCAGTTCACGCAAATCTGGAACGATTTCCTGTTCGGCGTGTCCTTCAGTCAAGCGGGCACGCAACCCGTGACCGTTGCGTTGAACAACATCGTTAATTCGACAACCGGCGTTAAGGAATACAATGTCGACATGGCCGCCGCGATCATCGCCGCCGCCCCGACTCTGCTTGTCTATATCGTCGCTGGCAAATATTTCATCCGCGGACTGACCGCGGGCTCTGTAAAGGGATAA
- a CDS encoding ATP-binding protein, giving the protein MSRAFSQGLSMRRVGGAWVALAFLAGVAAATLWLGSVRTWDRHLSQAYAAGFTIYESLRIGVSPGDQISITPLSAGDAATATMGDFARLPDTPKPAYVTNISILTRPASPTDRAVLTLGIVSNELVYPISDIVASSDPIPAGRLGQLTRLLATYCSEPIIFARFADKPWQRVDGTDIWGCDTAPADMRVPAAIAAIIALAALLTHVANTTARFESFAQALHTRRRFGGPESYDIEGPTELRSIVAAVNSYLEAERAQLAQRAMVLSGVSHDLGTPATRLRLRAALIPDDTLRGKLEADIDQMTGMIEGVLTYTRSEINAEEPRNLSLTSLIDALVADYQDTGRPVSLQHPEPVIVKGGASVFMSRRGHSLLPDERRVLVTARPISLQRAIANLIDNALKYGRRAIIEMQTDAETATIIVEDEGSDYSVADIERMMAPFERGENTVNIGGFGLGLTIVATVANQHGGTLRFEAGTKGLRALLSIQRH; this is encoded by the coding sequence ATGTCACGTGCGTTTTCGCAAGGGCTATCAATGCGTCGGGTCGGTGGGGCATGGGTCGCCTTGGCTTTTTTGGCCGGCGTTGCCGCTGCCACGCTTTGGTTGGGGTCAGTTCGCACTTGGGATCGCCATCTGTCGCAAGCCTATGCGGCTGGGTTTACCATCTATGAATCGTTGCGGATCGGTGTGTCACCAGGAGACCAGATTTCCATCACGCCGCTGTCCGCAGGCGACGCGGCAACGGCCACGATGGGTGATTTTGCACGCCTGCCCGATACGCCCAAGCCTGCCTATGTCACCAATATTTCGATCCTGACCCGACCCGCGTCGCCAACAGATCGCGCGGTTCTGACCCTTGGCATTGTGTCAAACGAACTGGTTTATCCGATCTCGGATATCGTGGCGAGCAGTGACCCCATTCCCGCAGGTCGATTGGGTCAATTGACACGCCTTCTGGCCACTTATTGCAGCGAACCAATCATCTTTGCACGCTTTGCTGACAAGCCATGGCAGCGTGTTGATGGCACAGACATATGGGGGTGTGATACGGCACCCGCCGACATGCGTGTGCCTGCAGCGATCGCTGCGATTATCGCCCTGGCCGCACTTCTGACACACGTCGCCAACACCACGGCGCGTTTTGAGAGTTTTGCGCAGGCGCTGCACACACGTCGACGCTTTGGTGGCCCCGAAAGCTATGACATCGAGGGACCAACCGAATTGCGCAGTATTGTGGCTGCGGTGAACTCTTACTTGGAAGCTGAGCGCGCGCAACTTGCCCAACGGGCGATGGTCTTGTCCGGCGTTAGCCACGATTTAGGCACGCCGGCCACACGTTTAAGACTGCGGGCTGCCCTGATCCCTGATGATACTCTGCGCGGAAAGTTGGAAGCAGATATCGACCAGATGACCGGCATGATAGAAGGCGTGCTGACCTATACCCGGTCCGAGATCAACGCTGAAGAACCTCGCAACCTATCGCTTACTTCTCTGATCGACGCGTTGGTGGCAGACTATCAGGATACGGGCCGCCCTGTATCACTCCAGCATCCAGAGCCGGTCATCGTCAAAGGTGGCGCTTCGGTCTTCATGTCGCGCCGGGGTCACAGCCTGTTACCGGATGAACGCCGGGTGTTGGTAACAGCACGACCAATCTCGCTTCAACGGGCCATCGCGAACCTGATCGACAATGCGTTGAAATACGGACGGCGTGCCATAATCGAAATGCAAACAGACGCCGAGACCGCCACCATAATCGTCGAAGACGAAGGATCCGATTATTCTGTAGCGGATATCGAACGCATGATGGCACCGTTCGAACGCGGTGAAAATACCGTGAACATCGGAGGTTTTGGATTGGGGCTGACGATTGTCGCGACAGTTGCCAACCAACATGGTGGCACACTTAGGTTCGAAGCCGGAACAAAGGGGCTGCGGGCGTTACTGTCGATCCAGCGACATTGA
- a CDS encoding aldose epimerase family protein, whose amino-acid sequence MIETLQATDRAGAPIQALTLQSECLRARILTLGACLQDLRLDWVRYPLVLGYEDPAKYLSNPAYLGAVVGRVANRLSGGAITIDGQLFRLDRNEGGTTCLHGGREGFSHQNWRITDQSPSHVTLSHISPHLHMGFPGQLTATAIYRLTDTSLSLTLTATTDAPTVCSLAPHIYFNLDGSPDIAQHRLSIAANQVLQIENGLPIAGPVDADTLGLDLTRVATIPDGLDHHYCLSDTMQPLRRVAVLSAGTLSMSVDTTEPGLQVYDGSGLSIVDEGLEGRSYRRRAGIALEPHRWIDAPNQRWHRQTRLRPGETFWAQTVFGFATRADATA is encoded by the coding sequence GTGATCGAAACACTGCAAGCCACGGACCGCGCAGGCGCCCCCATCCAAGCACTCACGCTGCAATCGGAATGTCTTCGTGCCCGCATCCTGACCCTTGGCGCGTGTCTGCAGGATTTGCGCCTGGACTGGGTCCGGTATCCTTTGGTTTTGGGTTATGAGGATCCTGCCAAGTATCTTTCCAACCCGGCCTATCTGGGCGCTGTGGTGGGGCGGGTGGCCAACCGTCTGTCGGGCGGTGCGATCACCATTGACGGGCAGCTTTTCAGGTTGGACCGCAACGAGGGCGGCACGACCTGCCTGCACGGGGGGCGCGAAGGGTTCAGCCACCAGAACTGGCGGATCACAGATCAGTCACCAAGCCACGTCACGCTCAGCCATATCTCGCCCCATTTGCATATGGGGTTTCCGGGGCAGCTGACTGCCACCGCGATCTATCGCCTGACCGACACAAGCCTGTCTCTGACCCTGACCGCAACCACGGACGCCCCGACCGTGTGCAGCCTGGCGCCGCATATCTATTTCAACCTCGACGGATCGCCTGACATCGCCCAGCACCGGCTATCGATCGCCGCCAATCAGGTCTTGCAGATAGAAAATGGATTACCAATTGCAGGCCCGGTCGATGCGGACACGCTGGGGTTAGATCTGACCCGCGTCGCGACAATTCCTGACGGTCTCGATCATCACTATTGCCTCAGCGACACCATGCAACCGTTGCGCCGGGTGGCAGTTCTGTCTGCGGGCACCCTGTCAATGTCCGTCGACACGACGGAACCGGGTTTACAGGTCTATGACGGCTCTGGATTGAGTATCGTTGACGAAGGGCTTGAAGGGCGCAGCTATCGCAGACGCGCAGGCATCGCACTTGAGCCGCATCGTTGGATCGACGCGCCGAACCAGCGATGGCACCGACAAACCCGTTTGCGCCCGGGTGAAACCTTTTGGGCGCAAACAGTGTTCGGCTTCGCGACGCGCGCGGACGCTACCGCTTGA
- a CDS encoding sugar ABC transporter permease, translating into MTKWLETHLPKMVLAPSFIAVLVFVYGFIAWTAWVSLTRSRLLPKYEIDGFIQYKRLFASPRWDTAMNNLFIFGALFIIIAMVLGLLLAILLDQKIRTEGVIRTIYLYPMALSMIVTGTAWKWILNPGLGIQATVQSWGFETFSFDWLVNPDFAIYTIVLAAVWQSSGFVMALFLAGLRSVDEEIIKAAQVDGIPTWRIYSAIIIPSMGPIFMSAFIVLAHLAIKSFDLVIALTGGGPGYATDLPATYMYAMAFSRGDIGQAASSAMIMMLVVFTIVVPYLYSELRAKND; encoded by the coding sequence ATGACAAAATGGCTGGAAACGCACCTGCCCAAGATGGTGCTTGCGCCCTCTTTCATCGCCGTTCTCGTTTTTGTGTATGGGTTTATCGCTTGGACGGCCTGGGTTTCTTTAACCCGCTCTCGTCTGCTGCCTAAATACGAGATCGACGGCTTCATTCAATACAAACGCTTGTTTGCCTCGCCACGGTGGGACACAGCGATGAACAACCTGTTCATTTTCGGTGCTCTTTTTATCATCATTGCGATGGTTCTGGGTCTTCTTCTGGCCATTCTTCTGGATCAGAAAATCCGGACCGAGGGCGTGATCCGCACCATCTATCTTTACCCCATGGCGCTGTCGATGATCGTGACCGGGACAGCGTGGAAGTGGATATTGAATCCCGGCTTGGGTATTCAGGCGACCGTGCAAAGTTGGGGGTTCGAGACCTTCTCGTTCGACTGGCTGGTGAACCCGGATTTCGCGATCTATACCATTGTGCTGGCCGCTGTGTGGCAAAGCTCGGGTTTTGTCATGGCGCTGTTTCTGGCGGGCCTCAGGTCTGTGGATGAGGAAATCATCAAGGCTGCACAGGTGGATGGCATTCCCACATGGCGCATCTATTCCGCGATCATCATTCCGTCGATGGGGCCGATCTTCATGTCCGCCTTCATTGTGCTGGCGCACCTTGCGATCAAAAGCTTCGACCTTGTGATTGCCTTGACTGGCGGTGGCCCCGGCTACGCGACCGATCTGCCCGCAACCTATATGTATGCGATGGCTTTTTCGCGCGGTGACATTGGTCAGGCGGCCAGTTCTGCCATGATCATGATGCTGGTCGTGTTCACGATTGTCGTGCCCTACCTCTATTCGGAACTGCGAGCGAAAAATGACTGA
- a CDS encoding TRAP transporter permease: MSAKEERALSEEELQELVAASDTGARSPHGPVGLMIAGVALIWSIFQVLLASPVAPYVLPGDLINNSRQIHLAFAIFLAAMAYPLFKSSPRDRIPWYDWIFGVGGAMLAMYGYFFYEKIVGNGGLADDTDAIISLIALGFLFLAAYRTLGPVMVALAVVFLFYVFFGSSEVVPDQIRWAGASLRKAMSHMWITSEGVFGIALGVSTKFVFLFVLFGALLDRAGAGNYFIKMAFGALGHLRGGPAKAAVVGSAATGLISGSSIANVVTTGTFTIPLMKRVGFSAEKAGAVEVASSVNGQIMPPVMGAAAFLMVEYVGISYVEVITHAFLPAVISYIALVYIVHLEAVKTKMPTIGDRVVSMGKTIGGMFAFFAGFAILCYATQYPVGWITSLFPSGSGWVLSILLFAIYIALIYLASKVPDLELDDPNAAVVELPDVAKIYKSGLYYMLPIIVLVYFLMIERKSPGLSAFWATFLLFGILLTQKSLKAMFRGESDAVARLSEGFKDLIEGMIDGARNMIGIGLATATAGIIVGTVSLTGIGQVMADFVEFLSGGNLILMLIFVAILSLILGMGLPTTANYIVVSSLMVSVVVELGAQSGLVVPLIAVHLFVFYFGIMADVTPPVGLASFAAAAVSGGDAIRTGFTAFFYSLRTVALPFVFIFNTDLLLIDVTVTQGIIVFIVSTIGILVFTAGTMGWFLTKSRIWETVALLVIAFALFRPGFFMNQIQPPFAEIPPAQFATALEEASPGDQLRAVIRGPDFDTLESKDLTVVFDVPNEADGQARLDGLGIMLVPEGDTIKLDEPMFGTFLSDKLASFDFYGDEPVQIAAVQAPSNQLPKELIFIPALLLLALVAFLQSRRAEDETPQGELA; the protein is encoded by the coding sequence ATGTCCGCAAAGGAAGAACGCGCACTCAGCGAAGAAGAGTTACAGGAACTGGTCGCAGCCAGTGATACAGGTGCTCGCAGTCCGCACGGGCCGGTTGGGCTGATGATCGCAGGGGTTGCGTTGATCTGGTCGATCTTTCAGGTGTTGTTGGCTTCGCCCGTGGCGCCGTATGTATTGCCAGGAGATCTGATCAACAACTCGCGTCAGATCCACCTTGCCTTTGCAATCTTTCTGGCTGCCATGGCTTATCCGCTGTTCAAATCCAGCCCGCGTGACCGCATTCCTTGGTACGATTGGATCTTCGGCGTCGGTGGCGCGATGCTCGCCATGTATGGCTATTTTTTCTACGAAAAGATCGTCGGAAACGGCGGTTTGGCAGACGACACCGATGCAATCATTTCGCTGATCGCGCTGGGCTTTCTGTTCCTTGCAGCTTACCGCACGCTTGGCCCCGTTATGGTCGCCCTTGCCGTTGTATTTCTTTTCTACGTCTTCTTTGGATCGTCCGAAGTTGTGCCAGACCAGATCCGCTGGGCAGGCGCGAGCTTACGTAAAGCGATGAGCCATATGTGGATTACCTCCGAAGGTGTTTTTGGCATCGCGTTGGGCGTATCCACCAAGTTTGTGTTCCTCTTCGTCTTGTTCGGCGCATTGCTCGACAGGGCAGGGGCCGGGAATTACTTTATCAAAATGGCGTTTGGCGCGCTGGGGCACCTGCGTGGTGGCCCCGCGAAGGCCGCTGTGGTCGGTTCAGCCGCCACCGGCCTGATCTCGGGTTCGTCGATTGCCAACGTCGTCACCACCGGCACGTTCACCATTCCGCTGATGAAACGTGTAGGCTTCTCGGCTGAGAAGGCTGGCGCGGTCGAGGTTGCCTCGTCCGTCAACGGGCAGATCATGCCGCCCGTCATGGGGGCTGCGGCCTTCCTGATGGTGGAATATGTCGGCATTTCATATGTCGAGGTGATCACGCATGCCTTCCTGCCCGCGGTCATTTCCTACATTGCGTTGGTTTACATCGTCCACCTTGAGGCCGTGAAAACCAAGATGCCGACGATTGGGGACCGTGTGGTGTCGATGGGCAAGACGATTGGCGGCATGTTCGCCTTCTTCGCGGGCTTTGCCATCCTGTGTTATGCCACCCAATACCCGGTTGGCTGGATCACGTCGCTGTTCCCGTCGGGGTCAGGTTGGGTGCTGTCGATCCTGTTGTTCGCGATCTACATTGCCCTGATCTATCTTGCCTCGAAGGTCCCGGATCTTGAGCTGGATGACCCGAACGCAGCGGTTGTCGAACTGCCCGACGTGGCAAAGATTTACAAATCGGGCCTCTACTACATGCTGCCGATCATCGTTCTGGTCTATTTCCTGATGATCGAACGCAAATCACCCGGCCTGTCGGCCTTCTGGGCGACCTTCCTGTTGTTTGGCATTCTGCTGACACAGAAATCTCTGAAAGCCATGTTCCGTGGCGAAAGCGATGCGGTTGCGCGGTTGAGCGAAGGGTTCAAGGACCTGATCGAAGGCATGATCGACGGCGCACGCAATATGATTGGCATCGGTCTGGCTACGGCCACGGCGGGTATCATCGTCGGGACTGTATCGCTGACCGGTATCGGGCAAGTGATGGCCGATTTTGTCGAGTTCCTGTCGGGCGGCAATCTGATACTGATGCTGATCTTCGTGGCTATTCTGTCGCTGATCCTTGGGATGGGTTTGCCGACCACGGCGAACTATATCGTTGTGTCGTCGCTGATGGTGTCGGTTGTGGTCGAATTGGGCGCACAATCCGGTCTGGTCGTGCCGCTGATCGCGGTGCACTTGTTTGTGTTCTATTTCGGGATCATGGCGGATGTGACGCCGCCGGTGGGATTGGCAAGTTTCGCAGCGGCGGCTGTATCGGGGGGCGATGCTATTCGCACCGGCTTCACCGCATTCTTTTACAGCCTTCGGACCGTGGCGCTGCCGTTTGTGTTCATCTTCAATACCGACCTTTTGCTGATTGATGTGACCGTGACACAAGGCATTATCGTCTTCATTGTCTCGACCATTGGCATCTTGGTGTTTACGGCGGGCACGATGGGCTGGTTCCTGACCAAGTCACGTATCTGGGAAACAGTCGCGCTTTTGGTCATTGCTTTTGCACTGTTCCGTCCGGGGTTCTTCATGAACCAGATCCAACCGCCGTTTGCCGAAATTCCACCAGCGCAATTCGCAACCGCGCTGGAAGAGGCGTCGCCCGGTGATCAGCTTCGTGCGGTGATCCGTGGCCCAGACTTCGATACGTTGGAGAGCAAAGACCTGACGGTCGTGTTCGATGTGCCGAACGAAGCTGACGGTCAGGCACGGCTGGATGGGTTGGGGATCATGCTGGTCCCGGAAGGTGATACCATCAAACTGGATGAGCCGATGTTTGGCACGTTCCTGTCCGATAAGCTCGCGTCGTTCGATTTCTATGGCGACGAACCTGTGCAGATCGCGGCAGTGCAAGCCCCGTCCAATCAATTGCCGAAAGAGCTGATCTTTATACCGGCGCTTCTGCTGCTGGCCCTTGTGGCCTTCCTGCAATCGCGTCGGGCCGAAGATGAAACCCCACAAGGAGAACTGGCATGA